In one Prosthecochloris aestuarii DSM 271 genomic region, the following are encoded:
- the cas6 gene encoding CRISPR system precrRNA processing endoribonuclease RAMP protein Cas6, with amino-acid sequence MYSSFTSLSIARFRFTIEPTEEISLPEYKGSAFRGGFGHAFKRATCITRDRYCEPCILKFSCTYFKVFESKVSRETAERLRLGGDAPHPFIIEPPLTRQGYFQPGDRLSFSLVLIGTAIGQLPFFVYAFMILGESFGIGKGRGRFRLVSVEDENGKQLYDNGNLAGGFVIRSADEIMKTDVSSDDDRMKLRFETPLRMKTAFGRDRKALVTGMHEPADFRVLLKSLYHRAFVLGQLYGEGVDEAEYDSRNLPLVDGTVAVENADIFWYDWERFSQRQERRMKLGGVMGEVTFSGKVAEYLPLFRLGEYLHIGKGTGFGLGKYRIAKESGKTP; translated from the coding sequence ATGTATTCATCCTTCACCTCCCTCTCCATAGCCAGGTTCCGGTTCACTATTGAACCGACGGAAGAAATCAGTCTCCCCGAATACAAAGGTTCTGCATTTCGGGGCGGGTTCGGGCATGCGTTCAAGCGGGCGACCTGTATCACCCGCGACCGGTATTGCGAGCCGTGTATTCTGAAATTTTCCTGTACCTATTTCAAGGTGTTTGAGTCGAAGGTATCGCGCGAGACGGCTGAACGGTTGCGCCTTGGAGGCGACGCGCCTCATCCGTTCATTATTGAGCCGCCGCTTACCCGTCAGGGATATTTTCAGCCGGGTGACAGGCTTTCCTTTTCTCTTGTATTGATCGGTACAGCTATAGGGCAGTTGCCGTTTTTTGTCTATGCGTTCATGATTCTTGGTGAGAGTTTTGGTATTGGTAAAGGGCGAGGGCGGTTTCGTTTGGTGTCGGTTGAAGACGAGAACGGGAAACAGTTATACGACAACGGAAATCTTGCTGGTGGTTTTGTTATCCGTTCGGCTGATGAGATTATGAAAACAGATGTTTCCTCCGATGATGACCGCATGAAGCTGCGCTTCGAGACGCCCCTGCGGATGAAGACGGCGTTTGGCCGGGATCGCAAAGCACTGGTTACCGGTATGCATGAGCCTGCGGATTTCAGGGTGCTCTTGAAATCGTTGTACCATCGTGCGTTTGTGTTGGGTCAGTTGTATGGGGAGGGTGTCGATGAAGCGGAGTATGATAGCCGAAACCTGCCGTTGGTTGATGGCACTGTTGCGGTGGAAAATGCCGATATCTTCTGGTACGACTGGGAGCGGTTTTCCCAGCGCCAGGAGCGCAGAATGAAGCTTGGCGGGGTGATGGGTGAAGTGACGTTCAGCGGAAAGGTTGCAGAGTACCTCCCGCTGTTTCGGCTGGGTGAATATTTGCATATCGGCAAGGGAACAGGGTTCGGTCTTGGAAAGTACCGGATTGCCAAGGAAAGCGGGAAGACGCCATGA